A single window of Methanobacterium sp. DNA harbors:
- the nrdD gene encoding anaerobic ribonucleoside-triphosphate reductase, with the protein MKDARIIAAIPTKAENCVLKNNGIFEKFSHEKILKSCLMAGAPLWAAEKISSQAATAAYDGVTTKEIKMWVYDSLKHVDNEMADKYLRTNQLRVRTSRDTIESFDKAKIEKTLIVETGASPELADKIATEVWKEVKKLDVEYLTAPMLREMVNTKLVEHGLETYRRRYTRLGIPVYNITNLIENGSRDNANMIHNPETVHKYVADEALKQYALLHILPNELADAHMGGDIHVHDLEFFAGRPLNCLQHDLRFFIKHGLKVDGTGDHTSVAGPPNHIETLMNHSGEIMLAAQQNMSGGQAMCLWNVFVAPFARGLPYEKVKQAVQMFIYNLNMAYAARGSQVPFTSINMEFGVPDFLQDVEAYGPKGKLAGVYGEFEEETRMLQRAFTETLLAGDSDGKPHLFPNTIYVLRDEILKDEYAEDIALVHELSAKYGSAYFVNMLPDYRGDLANYMGCRTSLGDNWTGNWEQDCIRTGNLAYVTLNLPRIAYQSRDEADIFEYLDGHLRLAEQVLHLRREQAMNCLDDFNLLPFLTQETDGERYYRVENSTLSFGFVGLNEMLLHHCGVGIDDDDARKLGIKVLEFMNQRANELKEETGYRWTVLQTPAESTAYRFATLDREKFGDTTITQGDEQASYYTNSNHVPVNSDVSFAEKIRIEEKFHPLTLGGHIFHAFMGESHSDPQSLMSLTDKIARKSDIGFWAYSSALSFCIKCKTLMKGLQPNCATCGEEKEVEWYDRITGYVQQVGRSKSASGGWNPGKMKELMDRRRY; encoded by the coding sequence ATGAAAGACGCGCGTATAATCGCCGCCATACCAACCAAGGCGGAAAATTGTGTTTTAAAAAACAATGGAATATTTGAAAAGTTCAGTCACGAAAAAATATTAAAATCCTGCCTCATGGCAGGTGCTCCATTATGGGCAGCCGAAAAAATATCATCTCAAGCAGCAACTGCTGCTTATGATGGTGTCACCACCAAAGAAATCAAAATGTGGGTATACGACTCATTGAAGCATGTGGACAATGAAATGGCTGACAAGTATTTGAGAACCAATCAATTAAGAGTTCGTACGTCCCGGGATACTATTGAAAGTTTTGACAAGGCAAAGATCGAGAAAACCCTGATTGTGGAAACAGGTGCATCCCCTGAACTGGCTGATAAAATAGCCACCGAGGTTTGGAAGGAAGTTAAAAAACTGGACGTTGAATATCTCACAGCTCCCATGCTCAGGGAAATGGTTAACACTAAATTAGTAGAACACGGCTTGGAAACATACAGACGTCGCTACACCAGGCTAGGGATACCAGTATATAACATCACCAACCTCATTGAGAATGGAAGTCGTGATAACGCTAATATGATACACAACCCTGAAACTGTACATAAATATGTGGCTGATGAGGCTCTTAAACAATACGCACTATTACACATACTTCCTAATGAACTAGCAGACGCCCATATGGGTGGAGATATCCATGTTCATGATTTGGAATTCTTTGCAGGAAGACCACTAAACTGTTTGCAACATGACTTGCGATTTTTCATAAAACATGGGCTTAAAGTGGATGGAACTGGAGATCACACCAGCGTAGCAGGACCACCAAACCATATTGAAACCCTAATGAACCATTCTGGTGAAATCATGCTAGCTGCCCAACAAAACATGAGTGGTGGGCAGGCGATGTGTCTTTGGAATGTTTTCGTCGCACCATTCGCCAGAGGACTGCCTTATGAGAAGGTAAAACAGGCAGTGCAAATGTTCATCTATAATTTGAACATGGCATATGCTGCCAGGGGAAGCCAAGTACCATTTACCAGTATAAACATGGAATTTGGAGTGCCTGACTTTTTGCAAGATGTTGAGGCATATGGGCCTAAAGGAAAACTTGCCGGAGTTTATGGCGAGTTTGAAGAAGAAACTCGCATGTTGCAGAGGGCATTCACCGAAACATTGCTTGCTGGAGATAGTGATGGCAAACCTCACTTGTTCCCCAACACTATCTACGTGTTACGAGATGAAATCCTCAAAGATGAATACGCCGAAGACATTGCATTGGTACATGAGTTGTCTGCTAAATATGGTAGTGCTTACTTCGTGAACATGTTACCTGATTACAGGGGTGATCTGGCCAATTACATGGGTTGTCGTACCAGTTTAGGCGACAACTGGACTGGGAACTGGGAACAGGACTGTATTAGGACAGGTAACCTTGCATATGTAACTCTTAACTTACCAAGGATTGCTTACCAATCTCGTGATGAAGCAGATATCTTCGAATACTTGGATGGTCACTTGCGACTTGCTGAGCAAGTTCTCCATCTGCGCAGAGAACAGGCAATGAACTGTCTGGATGACTTCAACCTCCTCCCCTTCCTCACCCAGGAAACAGATGGGGAACGGTATTACCGTGTTGAAAACTCTACTTTGTCCTTTGGATTTGTAGGCTTGAATGAGATGCTTCTCCATCACTGTGGTGTTGGCATTGATGATGATGACGCCAGAAAACTTGGAATTAAAGTTTTAGAGTTCATGAATCAACGTGCTAATGAATTAAAAGAGGAAACTGGCTATAGATGGACTGTGCTGCAGACTCCTGCCGAATCTACTGCTTACCGATTCGCTACGTTGGATAGGGAAAAATTCGGTGACACCACAATCACCCAAGGTGATGAACAAGCCTCTTACTACACTAACAGTAATCACGTGCCTGTGAATTCTGATGTGAGTTTTGCTGAGAAAATCCGTATTGAAGAAAAATTCCACCCCCTCACTTTGGGAGGACACATTTTCCACGCATTCATGGGAGAATCACACAGCGATCCCCAATCTCTCATGAGTCTCACTGATAAAATAGCCCGAAAATCTGATATTGGTTTCTGGGCATACAGCAGTGCCCTCAGCTTCTGCATTAAATGTAAGACTCTGATGAAAGGATTACAACCCAACTGTGCTACTTGTGGAGAGGAAAAAGAAGTAGAATGGTACGACCGAATCACAGGATATGTGCAACAAGTCGGAAGATCCAAATCAGCCAGTGGAGGATGGAATCCGGGTAAAATGAAAGAGTTAATGGATAGAAGAAGGTATTAA
- a CDS encoding lysine--tRNA ligase, producing MKHWTERIASDLTNWDVDRHVVASGTSISGSIHIGNSCDVFIANAVGKSLKKLGEDTKTIWIADDHDPLRKVPYPLPESYEKYLGIPYSQIPCPEGCCDNFVEHFQKPFLKTLPEFGIELETYSGFKMYHDGVYNDSIKKSLERAPRIREIFNQYRKHPLKSDWLPYNPICSECGRVNTTTAYDYQGDTVFYRCQCGHEGEMDIKSGAGKLTWRVEWAARWKIFGVTCEPFGKDHAASGGSYDVSKIISNEIFDYKAPYPVPYEWITLKGEAMSKSKGVFFTPGQWLEIGSPETLNYFLFRSKPLKHKDFDPGMPFLDFIDQYDRVERIFYDVEEAASEKEMEKLNKIYEVSQINSSDSMPFHASYRFLTVVRQITDDPDKIFQILERNSQLPADMECAEYGKLSADKKDDLDTRLVNVENWLEKFAPEFVKFKVQEKMPKVEINDKQKIFLLKVAEVLENRDYNSQELHDEMYTILKELGLKPQKAFQAIYKMIIGKKQGPRAASFVLSLDKDFVIKRFRNES from the coding sequence TTGAAACATTGGACTGAACGAATTGCATCTGATCTAACTAACTGGGACGTGGACCGACACGTGGTAGCCAGTGGAACTTCCATATCTGGATCCATACACATTGGAAATTCATGTGACGTTTTCATAGCTAATGCAGTGGGTAAATCCCTAAAAAAACTTGGTGAAGACACTAAGACTATTTGGATAGCTGATGATCATGACCCCCTACGTAAAGTTCCATATCCCCTCCCTGAATCTTATGAAAAATATTTGGGTATTCCTTATTCCCAGATACCTTGTCCTGAGGGTTGTTGTGATAATTTTGTGGAACACTTCCAGAAACCATTCCTAAAAACCCTCCCAGAATTTGGAATTGAACTTGAAACTTATTCTGGTTTTAAAATGTATCATGACGGAGTTTACAATGACTCCATTAAAAAGTCACTGGAAAGAGCTCCCAGAATTAGGGAGATATTCAACCAGTACCGAAAACATCCCCTAAAATCTGACTGGTTACCATACAATCCCATCTGCAGTGAATGTGGAAGGGTGAACACCACCACAGCCTATGATTACCAGGGAGACACAGTTTTTTACAGATGTCAGTGCGGCCATGAGGGTGAAATGGATATTAAATCCGGTGCAGGTAAACTCACTTGGAGGGTGGAATGGGCTGCGCGATGGAAAATTTTCGGTGTAACTTGCGAACCATTTGGAAAAGATCATGCTGCCAGTGGCGGCTCCTATGATGTGAGTAAAATTATATCAAATGAAATATTCGATTACAAAGCTCCTTATCCTGTTCCTTATGAATGGATAACACTTAAAGGCGAGGCTATGAGCAAATCTAAGGGTGTTTTCTTCACTCCGGGCCAGTGGTTAGAGATTGGATCTCCGGAAACATTAAATTACTTTTTATTCCGAAGTAAACCATTGAAACATAAGGATTTTGATCCTGGAATGCCCTTTTTAGATTTTATCGACCAGTATGACCGTGTGGAACGAATTTTCTATGATGTTGAAGAAGCTGCCTCTGAGAAAGAAATGGAGAAACTTAACAAAATCTATGAAGTATCCCAGATCAACTCTTCAGATTCTATGCCCTTCCATGCATCCTATCGTTTCCTTACTGTAGTCCGGCAAATAACTGATGATCCTGATAAGATCTTCCAGATACTGGAACGTAACTCTCAGTTACCAGCAGATATGGAATGTGCAGAATATGGGAAATTAAGTGCTGATAAAAAAGATGACTTGGACACCCGCTTAGTTAACGTTGAAAACTGGTTGGAAAAATTTGCACCAGAATTTGTGAAATTCAAAGTTCAGGAAAAAATGCCAAAAGTAGAGATAAACGATAAACAAAAAATATTCCTACTGAAAGTGGCAGAAGTCCTGGAAAATAGGGATTACAATTCACAAGAACTACATGACGAAATGTACACCATACTAAAAGAACTTGGATTAAAACCACAAAAAGCTTTCCAAGCCATATACAAAATGATAATTGGGAAAAAACAGGGACCCAGAGCAGCGTCATTTGTTTTATCCTTGGATAAAGATTTTGTTATTAAAAGATTCCGGAATGAATCTTAA
- a CDS encoding LysR family transcriptional regulator: MKDKLSPFKFNPTLNLEINDVKFTFRLFDALEKISETWSQREAAKSLNISHAVLNRRIRDAENKLGFKLVYSTGAGSELTHQGFLILEKYQEYQKRLKESSIPLICGGPISTGLIDILSKQYGLETVINSVDDLSALEMAKKGLVDILLLDDPVHALMNDLDFTPIAKDHLVLVSGCDEHPKTVQELNGSKFVEIPFSAQRLAWNTLDHLRIDYEIVELCNSPNNALKMVNAEEGLLTFLNKSYVSGITTGSNLLAEDTMHIISMVLWNSNPQLEGFLEFIVSQGQNLIDKWGFERID, translated from the coding sequence ATGAAAGATAAATTAAGCCCATTTAAGTTTAACCCCACATTAAACTTGGAAATAAATGATGTAAAATTCACTTTCCGGCTTTTTGATGCTTTAGAAAAAATTTCAGAAACTTGGTCTCAGAGAGAAGCTGCTAAAAGCCTAAATATATCCCATGCTGTATTAAATCGTAGAATTCGAGATGCAGAGAATAAACTTGGATTTAAATTAGTGTACAGTACTGGAGCAGGTTCTGAACTCACACATCAAGGATTTTTGATACTTGAAAAATATCAAGAATACCAAAAAAGACTTAAAGAAAGCTCCATTCCATTAATTTGTGGAGGCCCAATCTCAACCGGCTTGATAGATATTTTATCCAAACAGTACGGTCTTGAAACCGTGATTAATAGTGTGGATGATTTAAGTGCGTTGGAAATGGCCAAGAAAGGTTTAGTAGACATTCTTCTTCTAGATGATCCCGTGCATGCATTAATGAATGACTTGGATTTTACTCCCATTGCAAAGGATCATTTAGTGTTAGTTTCTGGATGTGATGAACACCCCAAAACCGTTCAGGAACTTAATGGAAGTAAATTCGTTGAAATTCCATTCTCCGCCCAACGACTGGCTTGGAACACATTAGATCATTTAAGAATTGATTATGAGATTGTTGAATTATGTAATTCACCTAATAACGCGTTGAAAATGGTTAATGCTGAGGAAGGTCTGTTAACCTTCCTAAACAAAAGTTATGTGTCAGGCATTACTACAGGGTCTAATCTTCTTGCAGAAGACACCATGCACATTATTAGTATGGTTTTATGGAATTCAAACCCTCAGTTGGAGGGGTTTTTAGAATTTATCGTGAGTCAAGGGCAGAACTTAATTGATAAATGGGGTTTTGAAAGAATTGATTAA
- the thiC gene encoding phosphomethylpyrimidine synthase: MTQMDDARKGIITDEMKSVAEAENVDVEFIRKSVAQGTIAIPSNTGREVKAVGIGSGLRTKVNATIGTSTDICDFDMEEEKAKVAIANNADTLMELSVGGDLDEIRRRILKISDIPVGSVPVYQAAFETIREKGAAIYMDEDIMFKAIEKQAKDGIDFMAIHCSVNMETLKRLKRQGREGGLVSRGGALVSAWMVENEIENPLYKNYDYILEIAKEYDFVMSMANAMRAGAIADATDRAGVQELIILGELIDRAREVGVQTIVEGPGHIPLNEIQANVTMQKKLCRGAPFYMLGPIVTDIAPAYDHIVSSIGATQSAAAGADFICYVTPAEHLALPGPEDVKMGVIASRIGAYVGDMAKGIHKGEKDLEMANARKKLNWEAQYDAAICPNDARAIRDNRPPEDPDTCTMCGSYCAIKIVNEWLDEAPTKVFE; this comes from the coding sequence ATGACACAAATGGACGATGCGAGAAAAGGGATAATAACCGATGAAATGAAATCCGTCGCAGAAGCGGAAAATGTCGACGTTGAATTCATCAGAAAATCTGTAGCCCAAGGTACCATTGCCATTCCCAGTAACACTGGACGGGAAGTAAAAGCTGTTGGTATTGGATCCGGACTCAGAACAAAAGTTAACGCCACTATCGGTACATCCACAGACATATGTGATTTTGATATGGAAGAAGAAAAGGCCAAAGTTGCCATAGCCAACAACGCTGACACTTTGATGGAACTATCTGTTGGTGGAGACCTAGATGAGATTCGCAGAAGAATTTTAAAAATATCTGACATTCCTGTGGGCAGTGTGCCTGTATATCAGGCTGCCTTTGAAACCATCCGTGAGAAGGGTGCTGCCATTTACATGGATGAAGACATAATGTTCAAAGCCATCGAAAAACAAGCAAAAGACGGCATAGACTTTATGGCAATTCATTGCAGTGTGAATATGGAAACCCTTAAACGTCTGAAAAGACAAGGACGTGAAGGTGGACTAGTGAGCCGTGGAGGTGCATTAGTATCTGCATGGATGGTGGAAAACGAAATAGAAAACCCATTATACAAAAATTATGATTATATCTTGGAGATCGCCAAAGAATACGATTTTGTGATGTCCATGGCCAATGCAATGAGAGCAGGAGCTATTGCCGATGCCACCGACCGTGCAGGAGTTCAAGAACTCATAATTCTGGGAGAATTGATCGACCGTGCCCGGGAAGTAGGAGTGCAGACCATTGTAGAAGGCCCAGGACACATACCATTAAATGAAATCCAAGCCAATGTAACCATGCAGAAAAAACTCTGCCGTGGTGCACCATTCTACATGTTAGGGCCTATTGTAACTGACATAGCCCCTGCCTATGATCATATAGTGTCATCCATTGGTGCCACGCAGTCGGCTGCTGCCGGAGCAGATTTCATCTGTTATGTTACCCCTGCTGAACATTTAGCACTGCCTGGACCCGAAGATGTAAAAATGGGAGTTATTGCCAGCCGAATCGGAGCATATGTTGGGGACATGGCCAAGGGAATTCACAAGGGTGAAAAGGACTTAGAAATGGCCAACGCCCGGAAAAAACTAAACTGGGAAGCCCAATACGATGCAGCGATATGTCCAAATGATGCTCGTGCCATAAGGGATAACCGCCCACCAGAAGACCCTGACACTTGCACCATGTGTGGAAGTTACTGTGCCATTAAAATCGTTAACGAATGGTTGGATGAAGCCCCAACTAAAGTATTTGAATAA
- the fdhD gene encoding formate dehydrogenase accessory sulfurtransferase FdhD translates to MSKMFKKTKIIRVNNQVRDIEDLIALDSKIELDVNGKKLGKFYLSPFNLEDFTLGYLLDERYIKSLKDVNKIEFKPSSIQVFLKNFESYEDSDLDCYNGWFHRDQTISFVKSDLKVGKETILQAYDHLIEKAEVWSKTGGTHVAALVDETHFIVREDVSRHVAVDKVIGAGLKKNIDFSDSFLLCSGRIPPDRVVKLANVGIPIMITKAAPTMEGLKMGEKAGITLVGFLRNGRFNIYTHPHRIII, encoded by the coding sequence ATGAGTAAAATGTTCAAAAAAACTAAAATTATTAGAGTTAACAATCAAGTTCGCGATATAGAAGATTTAATTGCCCTAGATTCTAAAATAGAATTAGATGTCAATGGGAAAAAACTGGGAAAGTTTTATTTAAGCCCTTTTAACCTTGAAGATTTCACTCTAGGCTATTTATTGGATGAAAGATACATAAAATCCCTGAAAGATGTGAATAAGATTGAATTTAAACCATCATCAATCCAAGTTTTTTTGAAAAACTTTGAATCCTATGAAGACAGCGATTTAGATTGTTATAATGGCTGGTTTCATAGAGATCAAACCATAAGTTTCGTGAAATCTGATCTCAAGGTTGGAAAGGAGACAATTCTCCAAGCGTATGATCATTTAATTGAAAAAGCAGAAGTTTGGTCCAAAACTGGTGGCACCCATGTTGCTGCATTAGTGGATGAAACACATTTTATCGTCCGTGAAGATGTAAGTAGACATGTTGCCGTGGATAAAGTAATTGGTGCAGGTTTAAAAAAAAATATTGATTTTTCAGATAGTTTTCTCCTTTGTAGTGGTAGAATTCCCCCAGATCGTGTGGTTAAACTTGCCAATGTGGGAATTCCCATCATGATAACTAAAGCCGCACCAACAATGGAAGGATTGAAAATGGGAGAAAAAGCTGGGATTACCTTGGTAGGATTCCTGAGAAACGGCAGATTTAATATTTACACCCACCCTCACCGGATAATTATTTAG
- a CDS encoding carboxymuconolactone decarboxylase family protein: protein MSKKLPKHYMNIRERFPEYGDALSKLGESVRNTGPLDEKNVQLIQLAASAAIRSEGGVHSHVRRAIENGASEEEVYQTVILLTSTIGFPNVAAAISWVNDIVEG, encoded by the coding sequence ATGTCAAAAAAATTACCAAAACATTATATGAATATTAGAGAGCGGTTCCCAGAATATGGTGATGCACTGAGCAAGCTAGGAGAATCAGTTCGAAATACAGGCCCCCTTGATGAAAAAAACGTTCAACTAATTCAATTAGCAGCTTCAGCTGCTATTAGATCTGAAGGTGGGGTTCATAGCCACGTCAGAAGGGCTATTGAAAATGGAGCTTCTGAAGAAGAAGTATATCAGACTGTGATCTTGCTTACCAGCACTATTGGTTTTCCCAATGTAGCAGCAGCTATTTCATGGGTAAATGATATTGTAGAAGGATAG
- a CDS encoding nucleoside deaminase encodes MVSQDSKFMAEAIKEAKKSLKEGGIPIGAVLVKDGTIVGRGHNRLIQNDSAILHGEMDCIENAGRLKGTDYKKCTLYTTLSPCTMCSGAVLLYNIPRVVIGENTTLLGSEKLLKRNGIEVTVMQVVECRKLLKKFIEENKETWETELEKVGFSTD; translated from the coding sequence ATGGTATCTCAAGATTCTAAATTCATGGCTGAAGCGATAAAAGAAGCGAAAAAGAGTTTAAAGGAAGGTGGAATTCCTATCGGCGCTGTACTTGTGAAGGATGGAACTATTGTGGGTAGGGGTCATAATAGGTTGATTCAAAATGATTCAGCTATTCTTCATGGTGAGATGGATTGTATAGAGAATGCTGGACGCCTTAAAGGTACTGATTATAAAAAATGCACTCTTTACACTACTTTATCTCCATGTACTATGTGTTCTGGTGCCGTCCTGCTTTACAACATACCTCGTGTTGTAATAGGTGAGAATACGACATTATTAGGCTCTGAAAAACTTCTTAAGCGTAATGGAATTGAAGTTACAGTTATGCAAGTTGTTGAGTGTAGAAAACTATTAAAAAAATTCATTGAAGAAAATAAAGAGACATGGGAAACGGAATTGGAGAAAGTTGGATTTTCTACAGATTAA
- a CDS encoding carbohydrate kinase family protein — MREKRDLLTIGHTAMDYIIQVNEFPVPNSASTIKNMRTFHGGAAANVAVVASSLGLKSSLVSAVGGDFEGSDYQKHLQNVDIDMRDMIVVEDDKTPTAFVLTDNNHDQIFYFYWGAATRFKKSEIPHNAIKNTRSVHLATGDPSFNLNCGKFARKEGKIISFDPGQDLHMYSPNDLWKVLEVSDILFGNHHEVKRILKTLDMSVDELREFGPSIVVETRGRNGSVIYSDETNKVNALERDPVDPTGAGDSYRAGFLKSYLEGKPLLYCGKFASAVSSFIVEAEGCQTNVPNIKMVHERMNEIDY; from the coding sequence CTGAGGGAAAAAAGAGATTTATTAACTATTGGACACACGGCTATGGATTATATTATCCAAGTTAATGAATTTCCCGTGCCCAATTCTGCTTCTACTATAAAAAATATGCGAACATTCCATGGAGGGGCTGCTGCTAACGTTGCAGTAGTAGCATCATCATTAGGACTTAAATCTTCCCTTGTATCTGCAGTTGGGGGAGATTTTGAGGGATCTGATTATCAAAAACACTTGCAAAATGTAGATATTGATATGCGAGATATGATAGTTGTTGAAGATGATAAAACTCCTACTGCCTTCGTTTTAACTGACAACAACCATGATCAAATCTTTTACTTTTACTGGGGCGCTGCAACCCGATTTAAAAAATCTGAAATTCCCCATAATGCCATAAAAAATACTAGATCGGTGCATTTGGCAACTGGTGACCCTTCATTTAATTTAAATTGTGGGAAATTCGCAAGAAAAGAAGGAAAGATAATATCTTTCGACCCTGGACAAGATTTACACATGTACTCCCCCAATGACCTTTGGAAAGTTTTAGAAGTGTCAGATATTCTTTTCGGTAACCATCATGAGGTGAAACGGATATTGAAGACTTTGGATATGAGTGTGGATGAATTGCGAGAATTCGGGCCATCAATTGTGGTTGAAACCAGAGGTAGAAATGGCAGTGTTATTTACTCTGATGAAACCAACAAAGTAAATGCTTTAGAGCGTGACCCTGTAGACCCCACAGGTGCGGGGGATTCTTACAGGGCAGGGTTCCTGAAATCATATTTGGAAGGTAAACCATTATTATACTGTGGTAAATTTGCTTCTGCTGTATCTTCATTTATTGTGGAAGCAGAAGGATGTCAGACAAATGTCCCCAACATTAAAATGGTTCATGAACGGATGAATGAAATAGATTATTAA
- the hxlB gene encoding 6-phospho-3-hexuloisomerase, whose protein sequence is MILNEAIQEIIDNILSVSGKLDPKNIEEMSRLLRSSKNVFVMGLGRSGLVARAFAMRLMHLGISVYVVGETTTPALSPEDCLLAISGSGETFSIISAAEIAHKRGTKIIAVTSYVDSTLGEMADLIVHIKGRTKIDSEKNYITRQINGKHQSLSPMGTLFEVTSLIFLDGLIAQLMVEMGKTEEDMKARHTLIE, encoded by the coding sequence GTGATTTTAAACGAGGCCATACAAGAAATAATCGATAATATACTCTCTGTTTCTGGAAAACTCGATCCTAAGAACATAGAAGAAATGTCGAGATTATTACGGTCATCTAAAAATGTTTTTGTCATGGGATTGGGGCGTTCTGGGCTGGTTGCCAGGGCTTTTGCCATGCGCCTAATGCACCTTGGAATAAGCGTTTATGTTGTTGGAGAGACTACAACTCCAGCTTTATCACCTGAAGATTGTCTATTAGCAATTTCCGGTTCGGGTGAAACCTTCAGCATCATCAGTGCTGCGGAAATTGCCCATAAAAGAGGAACCAAAATTATTGCTGTGACTTCTTATGTGGACTCTACCTTGGGGGAAATGGCAGATTTAATAGTGCATATTAAGGGCCGCACCAAGATTGATTCTGAAAAAAACTATATCACCCGCCAGATAAATGGGAAACATCAGTCTTTATCGCCAATGGGTACTTTATTCGAGGTCACCAGCCTTATATTTCTTGATGGATTAATAGCTCAATTAATGGTTGAAATGGGAAAAACTGAAGAAGATATGAAGGCTAGACACACTTTAATCGAGTGA